From the Deinococcus seoulensis genome, the window GACCAGCAGCTTCGGCGTGCCGCGCGTGGTCCGCACGAACCAGCCGGGCGCGGTCCCGACCGGGTTGGGCAGGGCCTCGGCGCTGGGAATCAGCCACGCCTGCTTGCGGTTGATTTCGGGCATGACGCGCCCGCGCGATTCGTACAGGCCGCGCAGGTGCGCGAGTTGATCGGGGTCTTCGGTGGGAGTCTCGTTCAGGGCGGCGGCGATGGCCTCGCGGGTCAGGTCGTCGTCGGTGGGTCCCAGGCCGCCGCCCAGGATCACCAGGTCCGCGCGGTCCAGGGCCGTGCCGATGGCGTCGGTCAGGCGGGGCAGGTTGTCTCCCAGCACGGTCTTGCGGTGCAGGGTGACGCCGCGCGCCCCGAGTTCACGGGCGAGGAACGCGGCGTTACTGTCGACGATCTCGCCGAACAGCAGCTCCGTGCCCACGCTGATAATTTCTGTTAGAAGCATAACAACCTCGGCGCAGTATAGGCCAAAGCGAAACGTACGTCCAGTGAATCACCAGACGTACGCACAGGGCAGAGGGGCGTCATCCGTCCAGTCTACCCCCAGGCCATGACCGGCCAGACCACCCCGACCAGCCCCGCATTAACCGCGTTCAGGCCGCCATTTTCCGGCAGGCTTCCTCGCAGCGGCGGCACGCCTCGGCGCAGCGCTGGCAGTGCTCATGACTGTGCTGACCGCACTCGGCCGCACACGCCGCGCAGGCCTCGGCGCACAGCGCGCACGCCCGCGCATGCACCGCGCTGCCCCGCATCAGCAACCGCGCCGTCAGGGCACACACGTCCGCGTAGTCCCGGTCCAGCCGGATGCAGCCGCGCATCATGTCGATATCCGGCTCTGACAGGCACGCCGTCGCGCACGCCTCACACGCCGCCACGCACGCCAGACACGCATCGATGCACTCCTGAATCAGCTGTTTGTCCATACTCCACCGTTTCACACCCCACCCCCGGAAGGGTAGGAGGAAACTTCAGGGGGCATGAGGGCCGCGTAGAACCGACCTTCATCGGACCTGTCACCCCGAGGGTCAGCGGTTCACGAGTTCCGCCACCCATGCCCCGGACAGTTCGCGGTCGTCACGTACCTGCCCGGCCGCGCTGGCGTGCGCCGTGAAGCGCGACACCGGCCACTCGTGCCCGGCGGCACTCAGCACGTACGACCCGTGCTCGGACGCTCCGGTCACGCGGCGCCCGGAATCCCGGAACCGCACCGTGACCTCCGTTCCCACCGGAAGCGCTTCCAGTACAGAGTCGGTCACCTCGCCCTGAAAGGAACGCGCCGGGTCCGTCGCCTCGCCCAG encodes:
- a CDS encoding four-helix bundle copper-binding protein, which translates into the protein MDKQLIQECIDACLACVAACEACATACLSEPDIDMMRGCIRLDRDYADVCALTARLLMRGSAVHARACALCAEACAACAAECGQHSHEHCQRCAEACRRCEEACRKMAA